The Pseudomonas sp. TH06 genome has a window encoding:
- a CDS encoding response regulator transcription factor, producing the protein MTPVSVGQPRILSIEDDPVLGAYVHEHLGRSGFQVTWCQNGQEGLNIARRQVFDVVLMDILLPGLDGLNLLTQLRQSHSTPVLLMSALGAEADRISGFRLGADDYLPKPFSMAELHVRIEAILRRVALDRRPVTLAEPAAPGGLHFDDDQCDVFFREQAAGLTRSEFRLLETLNRNDEEVLSKAFLYQHVLQRGYAAHDRSLDMHISQIRRKLKAIGYTEREVRTVWGKGYVLSAADENV; encoded by the coding sequence ATGACTCCTGTTTCCGTTGGCCAGCCACGCATACTTTCCATCGAGGACGATCCGGTTCTGGGGGCCTATGTTCACGAACATCTGGGCCGCAGCGGCTTTCAGGTGACCTGGTGTCAGAACGGTCAGGAAGGCTTGAACATCGCCAGGCGCCAGGTGTTCGACGTGGTGTTGATGGACATTCTGTTGCCCGGGCTGGATGGCCTGAATCTGCTGACTCAACTGCGCCAGAGCCACTCGACGCCGGTGTTGCTGATGTCGGCTCTCGGTGCCGAGGCCGATCGCATCAGTGGTTTTCGCCTCGGCGCCGACGACTACCTGCCCAAACCGTTCAGCATGGCCGAGTTGCATGTGCGCATCGAAGCCATCCTGCGCCGGGTGGCCCTTGACCGTCGCCCGGTTACTCTCGCTGAGCCGGCGGCGCCCGGCGGGCTGCATTTCGACGACGACCAGTGCGATGTGTTCTTCCGCGAGCAAGCGGCCGGCCTGACCCGCAGCGAATTCCGTTTGCTGGAGACCCTCAACCGCAATGATGAGGAGGTGTTGAGCAAGGCCTTCCTTTATCAGCATGTCCTGCAGCGTGGTTATGCCGCGCACGACCGCAGTCTCGACATGCACATCAGCCAGATCCGCCGCAAACTCAAAGCCATCGGCTACACCGAGCGGGAAGTGCGCACGGTGTGGGGCAAGGGTTATGTGTTGAGTGCCGCTGATGAAAATGTCTGA
- a CDS encoding sensor histidine kinase, with protein sequence MKMSELPGRHSLFWKLAFLLVAFCLLMIWLSWSWGRYMEERNQFLSDEARGTLARYAAQAEQAWQRGGRNGVDDWLQSMELREASWVGVIGGNLQSLSNDPLNEQEIQHLTFLRGLDWPIHKQGRPWLRIPFPREPSAGSLVIELPERFLPGKYRVFWRVITNGVIPGLFTLLLCIGLYRLLVVPLNNLREQANAWRADQLNVRLSSGITQRPDELGELARAFDSMSERLQTTVAVQQQLLRDLSHELRTPLSRLRVASESEQDLLQLRERIGREVDGMQRLVEDTLQLAWLDTDRSPLSDEAIQIQALWEMLTDNACYESGWPSLQLQCSVEASCWVRGNLNTLAQALENILRNAIRHSPEGGIVRLDGRRDGEYWHLWLEDQGGGVAEADLERIFSPFTRLDGSRPGDGGFGLGLSIARNAVQRQGGRLWAQNSGSGLRLNMRLVADDGVAPTGPIASRLTPTDSSVVSQALVQSQPV encoded by the coding sequence ATGAAAATGTCTGAGCTGCCGGGGCGGCACTCGCTGTTCTGGAAACTGGCCTTTCTGCTGGTCGCGTTCTGTCTGTTGATGATCTGGCTCAGTTGGTCGTGGGGCCGGTACATGGAGGAACGCAATCAGTTCCTCTCCGACGAGGCGCGCGGCACGCTCGCCCGTTATGCCGCGCAGGCTGAGCAGGCGTGGCAGCGAGGCGGGCGCAACGGCGTCGATGACTGGCTGCAAAGCATGGAATTGCGCGAAGCGAGTTGGGTCGGCGTCATCGGCGGCAACTTGCAGTCACTGAGCAACGATCCGCTGAACGAACAGGAAATCCAGCACCTGACGTTCTTGCGCGGGCTCGACTGGCCGATTCACAAACAGGGCCGGCCGTGGCTGCGCATCCCGTTTCCCAGGGAACCGTCCGCCGGCAGTCTGGTGATCGAATTGCCCGAGCGCTTTTTGCCTGGCAAATATCGGGTGTTCTGGCGGGTGATCACCAACGGCGTGATTCCCGGGCTGTTCACTTTATTGTTGTGCATCGGACTGTACCGCTTGCTGGTGGTACCGCTGAACAACCTGCGTGAGCAGGCCAATGCCTGGCGCGCCGATCAATTGAATGTACGGCTGTCGAGCGGCATTACCCAGCGACCGGACGAACTCGGCGAGCTGGCCCGGGCGTTCGACTCGATGTCCGAACGCCTGCAAACCACCGTCGCCGTGCAACAGCAATTGCTCCGCGACCTGTCCCATGAACTGCGCACGCCATTGAGCCGACTGCGCGTGGCCAGCGAAAGCGAGCAAGACCTACTGCAATTGCGCGAACGCATCGGCCGCGAAGTCGACGGCATGCAACGGCTGGTCGAAGACACCTTGCAACTGGCCTGGCTCGATACCGACCGTTCGCCACTGTCCGACGAGGCGATTCAGATCCAGGCCTTGTGGGAGATGCTCACCGACAACGCCTGTTATGAAAGCGGCTGGCCGAGCCTGCAATTACAGTGTTCGGTGGAGGCGTCGTGCTGGGTGCGCGGTAATCTGAATACCTTGGCGCAGGCGCTGGAGAATATTTTGCGTAACGCTATTCGGCATTCGCCCGAGGGCGGGATTGTGCGTCTGGATGGCAGGCGAGATGGCGAGTACTGGCACCTGTGGCTGGAGGATCAGGGCGGCGGCGTGGCCGAAGCAGATCTTGAACGGATCTTTTCGCCGTTTACCCGGCTCGACGGTTCGCGGCCGGGCGATGGCGGGTTTGGCTTGGGTTTGAGCATTGCGCGGAATGCGGTGCAGCGCCAGGGTGGGCGTCTTTGGGCGCAGAACAGCGGTTCGGGGTTGCGACTGAATATGCGGTTGGTGGCGGATGATGGCGTTGCACCGACAGGACCGATCGCGAGCAGGCTCACTCCTACAGATTCCAGCGTCGTTTCCCAAGCCCTCGTTCAATCTCAACCTGTGTAG
- a CDS encoding PDDEXK nuclease domain-containing protein — translation MTVSSLTGSPDGERFNEVLALIHSSRNKAMQAVNTQLIELYWQVGAHISRKIEQAEWGDSVVGQLADHLALRQPGLRGFTRRNLFRMRQFYEIYRGDQKVSALLTQLPWTHNLLIFTQSKLSEEREFYLRMAIQEKWSTRELERQFKTALFERSVTNPAKASAALKQAHLAALEIFRDTYMVEFLDLPSAHSETNLHQGLLSRLKEFLIELGRDFCFVGSEYPLQVGGRDFSLDLLFFHRGLNCLVAIELKVGRFEPEYLGKLDFYLEALDRNVRKPHESPAIGVLLCASKEDEVVEYALNRSLSPALIAEYQTCLPDKQLLQAKLHEFYALDTAHTENSD, via the coding sequence ATGACTGTATCCAGCCTTACTGGCAGCCCGGATGGCGAACGCTTCAACGAAGTGCTCGCACTGATTCATAGTTCCAGAAATAAGGCAATGCAGGCGGTCAATACGCAGCTGATTGAGCTTTATTGGCAGGTAGGCGCGCACATCAGTCGCAAGATTGAGCAGGCGGAGTGGGGGGATTCGGTGGTGGGGCAATTGGCCGATCATCTGGCTCTGAGACAACCGGGGTTGCGAGGGTTCACTCGGCGCAATTTGTTTCGGATGCGCCAGTTTTATGAGATTTATCGGGGCGATCAGAAAGTGTCAGCACTGCTGACACAATTGCCTTGGACTCATAATTTACTCATTTTTACTCAGAGTAAGCTCTCTGAAGAGCGCGAGTTTTATCTGCGGATGGCCATTCAGGAGAAGTGGTCTACAAGAGAGTTGGAGCGCCAATTCAAAACGGCGCTGTTCGAAAGAAGCGTCACCAACCCGGCGAAAGCTTCCGCGGCACTGAAACAAGCCCATCTCGCAGCACTCGAGATTTTCCGTGATACCTACATGGTCGAGTTCCTCGATCTGCCCTCTGCTCATTCCGAAACCAATTTGCACCAAGGCCTGCTATCCCGCCTCAAGGAATTCCTGATCGAACTTGGTCGCGACTTCTGCTTTGTCGGTTCCGAATATCCATTGCAGGTCGGCGGTCGGGATTTTTCTCTGGATCTTCTGTTCTTTCACCGAGGGCTCAACTGCCTTGTAGCCATTGAACTCAAGGTCGGCCGTTTTGAGCCGGAATACCTCGGCAAGCTGGATTTCTATCTGGAGGCGCTGGATCGCAATGTCCGCAAGCCTCACGAAAGCCCGGCCATTGGTGTCTTGCTGTGTGCAAGCAAGGAAGATGAGGTCGTCGAATACGCCCTCAATCGCAGTCTTTCGCCCGCATTGATAGCGGAATATCAAACCTGTCTGCCGGATAAGCAATTGCTGCAGGCCAAGTTGCATGAGTTTTATGCCCTGGATACGGCGCACACAGAAAATAGCGACTAA
- the cysM gene encoding cysteine synthase CysM → MTLQYPTIADCVGNTPLVRLQRLPGDTSNTLLLKLEGNNPAGSVKDRPALSMITRAELRGQIHAGDTLIEATSGNTGIALAMAAAIKGYKMILIMPDNSSAERKAAMTAYGAELILVSQEEGMEGARDLAQRMEAEGRGKVLDQFANGDNPEAHYTTTGPEIWRQTQGTITHFVSSMGTTGTIMGVSRYLKEQSDSVQIVGLQPMEGSAIPGIRRWPQEYLPKIYQADRVDRIVDMAQSEAEDVTRRLAREEGIFCGVSSGGAVAAMLRLSKEVENAVIVAIICDRGDRYLSTGIFDAPN, encoded by the coding sequence ATGACCCTGCAGTACCCAACCATCGCCGATTGCGTCGGCAACACTCCGCTGGTGCGTTTGCAGCGCCTGCCCGGTGACACCAGCAACACCCTATTGCTCAAGCTCGAAGGGAATAACCCGGCGGGTTCGGTCAAGGATCGTCCGGCGCTGTCGATGATCACCCGTGCCGAACTGCGCGGGCAGATCCACGCGGGCGATACGCTGATCGAAGCGACCTCGGGCAACACCGGGATCGCCCTGGCCATGGCCGCCGCGATCAAGGGTTACAAGATGATCCTGATCATGCCGGACAACTCCAGCGCCGAGCGTAAAGCGGCGATGACCGCGTACGGTGCCGAGCTGATTCTGGTCAGTCAGGAAGAAGGCATGGAAGGCGCGCGCGATCTTGCGCAGCGCATGGAAGCCGAAGGTCGGGGCAAGGTGCTCGATCAGTTCGCCAATGGCGATAACCCCGAAGCGCACTACACCACCACCGGCCCGGAAATCTGGCGTCAGACCCAGGGCACCATCACTCACTTCGTCAGTTCGATGGGCACCACCGGCACCATCATGGGCGTGTCGCGCTACTTGAAAGAGCAGAGCGACAGCGTGCAGATCGTCGGTTTGCAGCCGATGGAAGGCTCGGCCATTCCCGGCATCCGTCGCTGGCCGCAGGAATACCTGCCGAAGATCTATCAGGCCGATCGCGTTGACCGCATCGTCGACATGGCGCAAAGCGAGGCCGAGGACGTCACCCGTCGTCTGGCCCGCGAAGAAGGCATCTTCTGCGGCGTGTCCTCGGGCGGTGCGGTGGCAGCGATGCTGCGCCTGTCCAAAGAAGTTGAAAACGCGGTGATCGTCGCGATCATCTGCGACCGTGGCGACCGTTATCTGTCGACCGGCATTTTCGACGCGCCCAACTGA
- the rlmD gene encoding 23S rRNA (uracil(1939)-C(5))-methyltransferase RlmD, producing MAKHERGLRFQPTGGSKAPQIPTGKKQRLSIERLANDGRGIAFFEGKTWFVLGALAGEEVEARVLGAHGKVVEARTERVFKASELRRPTPCPHAGRCGGCSVQHLPHGEQLALKQRMLAEQLSKVAGVEPQEWAAPLTCPEFGYRRRARIAVRWDMKAKKLEVGFRAAGSQDIVAISECPVLVQPLQPIMTRLPEMLRRLSKPQALGHVELFSGSSLAVLLRHMAPLSEADLTILKDFCQFHEAQLWLHGEGEPQPVDASQSLGYRLEQWNLDLAWRPGDFIQVNAGVNEAMVAQALDWLLPTRDERVLDLFCGLGNFALPLAQNVREVVAVEGVQTMVDRAAANAASNNLHNTKFFQADLSQPLTDAQWIGNGFSAVLLDPPRDGAFEVVRKLATLGAKRLVYVSCNPATLARDTVELIKQGYRLKRAGILDMFPQTAHVEAMALFEASQDGSSESV from the coding sequence ATGGCCAAGCATGAGAGAGGCCTGCGCTTCCAGCCCACCGGCGGTAGCAAGGCTCCGCAAATCCCGACCGGCAAAAAGCAGCGCTTGAGCATCGAGCGCCTTGCCAATGACGGTCGCGGTATCGCGTTTTTCGAAGGCAAAACCTGGTTCGTTCTCGGCGCCCTTGCCGGTGAAGAGGTCGAAGCCCGGGTACTCGGTGCCCACGGCAAAGTGGTCGAGGCGCGCACCGAACGCGTGTTCAAGGCCAGTGAATTGCGCCGCCCGACGCCGTGTCCGCACGCGGGTCGCTGCGGCGGTTGCAGTGTTCAGCATTTGCCCCACGGCGAACAGCTTGCCCTGAAACAGCGCATGCTCGCCGAGCAATTATCCAAGGTGGCCGGTGTCGAACCACAAGAGTGGGCAGCACCGTTGACCTGCCCCGAGTTCGGTTACCGCCGACGTGCCCGGATCGCCGTGCGTTGGGACATGAAGGCGAAAAAGCTCGAGGTCGGTTTCCGCGCTGCCGGCAGTCAGGACATCGTCGCCATCAGCGAATGCCCGGTGCTGGTACAGCCCTTGCAACCGATCATGACCCGTTTGCCGGAGATGCTCCGTCGCTTGAGCAAACCGCAGGCGCTGGGCCATGTGGAATTGTTCAGCGGTTCGTCTTTGGCGGTGCTGTTGCGGCACATGGCGCCGTTGTCCGAAGCGGATCTGACGATTCTCAAGGACTTCTGCCAATTTCATGAAGCGCAACTGTGGCTGCATGGCGAAGGTGAACCGCAACCGGTGGATGCGAGCCAGTCGTTGGGTTATCGCCTGGAGCAGTGGAATCTGGATCTGGCCTGGCGGCCAGGCGACTTTATCCAGGTCAACGCCGGGGTCAACGAAGCAATGGTGGCGCAAGCGCTGGACTGGCTGCTGCCGACCCGCGACGAACGTGTGCTCGATCTGTTCTGCGGCTTGGGCAACTTCGCGTTACCGCTGGCGCAAAACGTGCGCGAAGTGGTCGCGGTGGAGGGCGTGCAGACCATGGTCGATCGCGCCGCTGCCAACGCTGCTAGTAACAATTTGCATAACACAAAGTTTTTTCAAGCCGATTTATCCCAGCCTTTGACCGATGCTCAGTGGATCGGAAACGGCTTTTCTGCGGTACTCTTGGACCCACCGCGTGACGGTGCTTTCGAGGTGGTGCGCAAGCTTGCGACCCTGGGTGCCAAACGGCTGGTGTACGTGTCGTGCAACCCTGCAACTCTGGCGCGCGATACGGTCGAATTGATCAAGCAGGGCTACCGGTTAAAACGTGCCGGGATTCTCGATATGTTTCCTCAGACGGCACATGTCGAGGCCATGGCGTTATTTGAAGCGAGCCAGGATGGCTCGTCTGAATCCGTCTGA
- the relA gene encoding GTP diphosphokinase, with the protein MVQVRAHQPINNDGSINLEAWLDHAVSVDLALDREALKEACEFAREAEQQSNAKKNLWAEGSGSFSTGLEIAEILADLKLDQDSLVAAVLYRGVREGQIALAAVGQRFGPVVAKLIDGVQRMAAISDSLSPRQSMVMGTQGQVENLRKMLVAMVDDVRVALIKLAERTCAIRAVKTADDEKRNRVAREVFDIYAPLAHRLGIGHIKWELEDLSFRYLEPDQYKQIAKLLHERRLDRERFIADVMTQLKDELQATGVDADISGRAKHIYSIWRKMQRKGLEFSQIYDVRAVRVLVPEMRDCYTALGIVHTLWRHIPKEFDDYIANPKENGYRSLHTAVIGPEGKVLEVQIRTHSMHEEAELGVCAHWRYKGTDVKSGSNHYEEKISWLRQVLEWHEELGDIGGLAEQLRVDIEPDRVYIFTPDGHAIDLPKGATPLDFAYRVHTEIGHNCRGAKINGRIVPLNYSLQTGEQVEIITSKHGTPSRDWLNSNLGYVTTSRARAKIVHWFKLQARDQNVAAGKTLIERELTRLGLPAVDFDKLADKANMKTAEDMFAALGAGDLRLAQLVNLAQQLVEPERGNEQLELIPRKATGYKPGKRGDIQIQGVGNLMTQMAGCCQPLPGDAIVGYITQGRGVSIHRQDCASVLQLGGREPERIIQVSWGPVPVLTYPVDIVIRAYDRSGLLRDVSQVLLNERINVLAVNTRSNKEDNTALMSLTIEIPGLDALGRLLGRISQLPNIIETRRNRTP; encoded by the coding sequence ATGGTACAGGTGAGAGCACACCAGCCGATCAACAATGACGGCAGTATCAATCTCGAGGCTTGGCTCGATCACGCGGTCAGTGTCGATCTGGCACTGGATCGCGAAGCCTTGAAAGAAGCCTGCGAGTTCGCTCGCGAGGCCGAACAACAGTCCAATGCCAAGAAGAATCTGTGGGCCGAAGGCTCCGGCAGTTTCAGCACGGGACTCGAGATCGCCGAGATCCTCGCCGACCTCAAGCTTGATCAGGATTCGCTGGTCGCCGCGGTCCTGTATCGCGGCGTACGCGAAGGCCAGATTGCACTCGCGGCCGTCGGTCAGCGCTTCGGTCCGGTGGTGGCCAAGCTGATCGACGGCGTACAGCGCATGGCGGCTATCAGTGACAGCCTCAGCCCGCGTCAGTCGATGGTCATGGGCACGCAAGGGCAGGTGGAAAACCTGCGCAAGATGCTTGTGGCAATGGTCGACGACGTGCGCGTTGCGCTGATCAAACTCGCTGAGCGTACCTGTGCGATCCGTGCGGTTAAAACCGCTGACGACGAAAAGCGCAACCGCGTCGCCCGCGAAGTCTTCGACATCTACGCGCCGCTCGCGCACCGGCTCGGTATCGGTCATATCAAATGGGAACTGGAGGACTTGTCCTTCCGTTATCTGGAACCGGATCAATACAAACAGATCGCCAAGTTGCTCCATGAGCGGCGGCTGGATCGCGAGCGTTTCATCGCCGACGTGATGACCCAGCTCAAGGACGAATTGCAGGCCACCGGCGTCGACGCCGACATCAGCGGCCGGGCCAAACACATCTATTCAATCTGGCGCAAAATGCAGCGCAAGGGTCTGGAGTTCAGCCAGATCTACGACGTTCGCGCCGTTCGCGTGCTGGTGCCGGAAATGCGCGACTGCTACACCGCGCTCGGCATCGTCCACACGCTGTGGCGGCACATCCCGAAAGAATTCGACGACTACATCGCCAACCCGAAAGAGAACGGCTACCGCTCGCTGCACACCGCAGTGATCGGCCCGGAAGGCAAAGTGCTGGAAGTGCAGATACGCACCCACTCCATGCACGAAGAAGCCGAGCTCGGCGTCTGCGCGCACTGGCGCTACAAGGGCACTGACGTCAAATCGGGTTCGAACCATTACGAAGAGAAAATCTCCTGGCTGCGTCAGGTGCTCGAATGGCACGAAGAGCTGGGCGATATCGGCGGTCTGGCCGAACAGCTGCGGGTCGATATCGAGCCGGATCGGGTGTACATCTTCACCCCCGACGGTCACGCCATCGACTTGCCGAAAGGCGCGACGCCGCTGGACTTCGCCTACCGCGTGCACACCGAGATCGGCCACAACTGCCGTGGCGCGAAGATCAACGGGCGCATCGTGCCGCTCAACTACAGCCTGCAGACCGGTGAGCAGGTCGAGATCATCACCAGCAAACACGGCACGCCGAGTCGTGACTGGCTGAACTCGAACCTGGGTTACGTCACCACCTCGCGGGCGCGGGCGAAGATCGTTCACTGGTTCAAATTGCAGGCGCGCGACCAGAACGTTGCGGCCGGTAAAACCCTGATCGAGCGCGAACTGACGCGTCTTGGTCTGCCTGCGGTGGATTTCGACAAGCTGGCCGACAAGGCCAACATGAAAACTGCCGAAGACATGTTTGCCGCCCTCGGTGCCGGCGACTTGCGTCTGGCGCAACTGGTCAATCTCGCGCAGCAACTGGTCGAGCCGGAACGCGGCAACGAACAACTGGAACTGATCCCACGCAAGGCCACCGGTTACAAGCCGGGCAAGCGCGGCGACATTCAGATCCAGGGCGTCGGCAACCTGATGACGCAGATGGCGGGCTGCTGCCAGCCGCTGCCGGGCGATGCGATTGTCGGCTACATCACCCAAGGGCGTGGCGTGAGCATTCACCGTCAGGACTGCGCCTCGGTGCTGCAACTGGGCGGGCGCGAGCCGGAGCGGATCATTCAGGTCAGTTGGGGCCCGGTGCCGGTGCTCACCTATCCGGTGGACATTGTCATCCGCGCCTACGAC